One part of the Arabidopsis thaliana chromosome 1 sequence genome encodes these proteins:
- a CDS encoding Ankyrin repeat family protein (Ankyrin repeat family protein; CONTAINS InterPro DOMAIN/s: Ankyrin repeat-containing domain (InterPro:IPR020683), Ankyrin repeat (InterPro:IPR002110); BEST Arabidopsis thaliana protein match is: Ankyrin repeat family protein (TAIR:AT1G14500.1); Has 8895 Blast hits to 5065 proteins in 313 species: Archae - 10; Bacteria - 564; Metazoa - 4493; Fungi - 246; Plants - 1339; Viruses - 29; Other Eukaryotes - 2214 (source: NCBI BLink).) codes for MDLRLQQAAESGSINELYALIDENPYILENIDAVPFVSTPLHVAAVFGNIEFAMEMLNLKPSFARKLNTSGYSPLHLAVEKEQSDFVSHMLWHDGGLSRVKGRNGVTPFHLLVIRGDDDLVAECLITSPECIEDVNVDRQNALHLAVMNDRFEVLQVLTGWIQRMSQKDAYYIENRVLNKRDFDFNTALHLAAYKNDQQALKLLLKCRLVEPNLVNIDDLTFVDILRTQGENAGGGNLDLEQAVIKTGCVEAASMPKFKEESDLLKSPINFMTYYSTSMKRMKSSTSDQDRGAFLIVCTLIITATYQMALQPPGGVHQSENANANAGSVVMKQTFFILLWISNTVGFCCAVFYTFCLIPLGQLFTIWFFYIGTCLCISYALAMAVISPHPLVFLSATFALFLVFALYLLLEAFVDTWRKHRTVVPKSRFSWFWKVLQYYYI; via the exons TACTTGAGAACATTGATGCGGTGCCATTTGTGAGCACTCCCCTACATGTAGCTGCAGTTTTTGGAAACATAGAATTTGCCATGGAGATGCTGAATCTTAAGCCCTCTTTTGCCAGAAAGCTGAACACAAGCGGTTACAGTCCATTGCATCTCGCTGTGGAAAAGGAACAAAGCGACTTTGTCTCCCATATGCTCTGGCATGATGGTGGCCTGTCCCGTGTCAAAGGGAGAAATGGCGTCACGCCGTTCCATCTCTTAGTGATAAGGGGAGACGATGATCTTGTAGCAGAGTGCCTCATAACTTCCCCTGAATGTATTGAAGATGTGAACGTGGATCGCCAAAATGCTTTGCATCTAGCTGTGATGAATGATAGATTTGAAGTTCTCCAGGTTCTCACGGGATGGATCCAGAGAATGAGCCAAAAAGATGCTTACTATATCGAGAACCGAGTTCTGAATAAAAGGGATTTTGACTTCAACACGGCCTTGCACCTTGCAGCATATAAGAATGATCAGCAG GCCTTGAAACTATTACTAAAATGCCGGTTGGTGGAGCCGAACCTAGTTAATATTGATGATTTAACATTCGTTGATATCTTAAGGACCCAGGGAGAGAACGCAGGTGGTGGGAACCTAGATTTGGAACAAGCTGTTATAAAAACTGGGTGTGTAGAGGCGGCTTCTATGCCAAAATTCAAGGAAGAGTCTGATTTGTTGAAATCACCAATCAATTTTATGACATACTATTCCACGTCCATGAAACGCATGAAGTCTTCCACTTCAGATCAAGATCGCGGAGCATTTCTGATTGTATGCACTTTGATAATAACAGCCACTTATCAGATGGCCCTCCAGCCTCCCGGAGGTGTACACCAATCTGAGAATGCGAATGCGAATGCGGGTTCTGTGGTGATGAAACAGACATTCTTCATCCTTCTTTGGATTTCCAACACCGTTGGTTTCTGCTGCGCTGTATTCTACACCTTTTGTCTCATACCACTCGGTCAGTTGTTTACGATATGGTTTTTTTATATAGGGACATGTCTGTGCATTTCTTATGCACTAGCAATGGCAGTAATCTCACCACACCCTCTAGTGTTTCTCTCTGCTACCTTTGCTCTCTTCCTTGTTTTTGCTCTCTATCTCTTGCTTGAAGCTTTCGTAGATACTTGGCGGAAGCATCGGACGGTGGTACCTAAGTCCCGATTCAGCTGGTTTTGGAAggttttacaatattattatatctGA
- a CDS encoding Ankyrin repeat family protein (Ankyrin repeat family protein; INVOLVED IN: biological_process unknown; LOCATED IN: cellular_component unknown; EXPRESSED IN: 23 plant structures; EXPRESSED DURING: 14 growth stages; CONTAINS InterPro DOMAIN/s: Ankyrin repeat-containing domain (InterPro:IPR020683), Ankyrin repeat (InterPro:IPR002110); BEST Arabidopsis thaliana protein match is: Ankyrin repeat family protein (TAIR:AT1G14500.1).) yields MDLRLQQAAESGSINELYALIDENPYILENIDAVPFVSTPLHVAAVFGNIEFAMEMLNLKPSFARKLNTSGYSPLHLAVEKEQSDFVSHMLWHDGGLSRVKGRNGVTPFHLLVIRGDDDLVAECLITSPECIEDVNVDRQNALHLAVMNDRFEVLQALKLLLKCRLVEPNLVNIDDLTFVDILRTQGENAGGGNLDLEQAVIKTGCVEAASMPKFKEESDLLKSPINFMTYYSTSMKRMKSSTSDQDRGAFLIVCTLIITATYQMALQPPGGVHQSENANANAGSVVMKQTFFILLWISNTVGFCCAVFYTFCLIPLGQLFTIWFFYIGTCLCISYALAMAVISPHPLVFLSATFALFLVFALYLLLEAFVDTWRKHRTVVPKSRFSWFWKVLQYYYI; encoded by the exons TACTTGAGAACATTGATGCGGTGCCATTTGTGAGCACTCCCCTACATGTAGCTGCAGTTTTTGGAAACATAGAATTTGCCATGGAGATGCTGAATCTTAAGCCCTCTTTTGCCAGAAAGCTGAACACAAGCGGTTACAGTCCATTGCATCTCGCTGTGGAAAAGGAACAAAGCGACTTTGTCTCCCATATGCTCTGGCATGATGGTGGCCTGTCCCGTGTCAAAGGGAGAAATGGCGTCACGCCGTTCCATCTCTTAGTGATAAGGGGAGACGATGATCTTGTAGCAGAGTGCCTCATAACTTCCCCTGAATGTATTGAAGATGTGAACGTGGATCGCCAAAATGCTTTGCATCTAGCTGTGATGAATGATAGATTTGAAGTTCTCCAG GCCTTGAAACTATTACTAAAATGCCGGTTGGTGGAGCCGAACCTAGTTAATATTGATGATTTAACATTCGTTGATATCTTAAGGACCCAGGGAGAGAACGCAGGTGGTGGGAACCTAGATTTGGAACAAGCTGTTATAAAAACTGGGTGTGTAGAGGCGGCTTCTATGCCAAAATTCAAGGAAGAGTCTGATTTGTTGAAATCACCAATCAATTTTATGACATACTATTCCACGTCCATGAAACGCATGAAGTCTTCCACTTCAGATCAAGATCGCGGAGCATTTCTGATTGTATGCACTTTGATAATAACAGCCACTTATCAGATGGCCCTCCAGCCTCCCGGAGGTGTACACCAATCTGAGAATGCGAATGCGAATGCGGGTTCTGTGGTGATGAAACAGACATTCTTCATCCTTCTTTGGATTTCCAACACCGTTGGTTTCTGCTGCGCTGTATTCTACACCTTTTGTCTCATACCACTCGGTCAGTTGTTTACGATATGGTTTTTTTATATAGGGACATGTCTGTGCATTTCTTATGCACTAGCAATGGCAGTAATCTCACCACACCCTCTAGTGTTTCTCTCTGCTACCTTTGCTCTCTTCCTTGTTTTTGCTCTCTATCTCTTGCTTGAAGCTTTCGTAGATACTTGGCGGAAGCATCGGACGGTGGTACCTAAGTCCCGATTCAGCTGGTTTTGGAAggttttacaatattattatatctGA
- a CDS encoding Putative AT-hook DNA-binding family protein (Predicted AT-hook DNA-binding family protein; CONTAINS InterPro DOMAIN/s: Protein of unknown function DUF296 (InterPro:IPR005175), Predicted AT-hook DNA-binding (InterPro:IPR014476); BEST Arabidopsis thaliana protein match is: Predicted AT-hook DNA-binding family protein (TAIR:AT5G49700.1); Has 747 Blast hits to 743 proteins in 22 species: Archae - 0; Bacteria - 0; Metazoa - 0; Fungi - 0; Plants - 747; Viruses - 0; Other Eukaryotes - 0 (source: NCBI BLink).) → METVGRPRGRPRGSKNKPKAPIFVTIDPPMSPYILEVPSGNDVVEALNRFCRGKAIGFCVLSGSGSVADVTLRQPSPAAPGSTITFHGKFDLLSVSATFLPPLPPTSLSPPVSNFFTVSLAGPQGKVIGGFVAGPLVAAGTVYFVATSFKNPSYHRLPATEEEQRNSAEGEEEGQSPPVSGGGGESMYVGGSDVIWDPNAKAPSPY, encoded by the coding sequence ATGGAAACCGTCGGGCGTCCACGTGGCAGACCTCGAGgttccaaaaacaaacctaaaGCTCCAATCTTTGTCACCATTGACCCTCCTATGAGTCCTTACATCCTCGAAGTGCCATCCGGAAACGATGTCGTTGAAGCCCTAAACCGTTTCTGCCGCGGTAAAGCCATCGGCTTTTGCGTCCTCAGTGGCTCAGGCTCCGTTGCTGATGTCACTTTGCGTCAGCCTTCTCCGGCAGCTCCTGGCTCAACCATTACTTTCCACGGAAAGTTCgatcttctctctgtctccGCCACTTTCCTCCCTCCTCTACCTCCTACCTCCTTGTCCCCTCCCGTCTCCAATTTCTTCACCGTCTCTCTCGCCGGACCTCAGGGGAAAGTCATCGGTGGATTCGTCGCTGGTCCTCTCGTTGCCGCCGGAACTGTTTACTTCGTCGCCACTAGTTTCAAGAACCCTTCCTATCACCGGTTACCTGCTACGGAGGAAGAGCAAAGAAACTCGGCGGAAGGGGAAGAGGAGGGACAATCGCCGCCGGTCTCTGGAGGTGGTGGAGAGTCGATGTACGTGGGTGGCTCTGATGTCATTTGGGATCCCAACGCCAAAGCTCCATCGCCGTACTGA
- a CDS encoding Putative AT-hook DNA-binding family protein, which translates to MLSKLPTQRHLHLSPSSPSMETVGRPRGRPRGSKNKPKAPIFVTIDPPMSPYILEVPSGNDVVEALNRFCRGKAIGFCVLSGSGSVADVTLRQPSPAAPGSTITFHGKFDLLSVSATFLPPLPPTSLSPPVSNFFTVSLAGPQGKVIGGFVAGPLVAAGTVYFVATSFKNPSYHRLPATEEEQRNSAEGEEEGQSPPVSGGGGESMYVGGSDVIWDPNAKAPSPY; encoded by the coding sequence ATGTTGTCGAAGCTCCCTACACAGCGACACTTGCACCTCTCTCCCTCCTCTCCCTCCATGGAAACCGTCGGGCGTCCACGTGGCAGACCTCGAGgttccaaaaacaaacctaaaGCTCCAATCTTTGTCACCATTGACCCTCCTATGAGTCCTTACATCCTCGAAGTGCCATCCGGAAACGATGTCGTTGAAGCCCTAAACCGTTTCTGCCGCGGTAAAGCCATCGGCTTTTGCGTCCTCAGTGGCTCAGGCTCCGTTGCTGATGTCACTTTGCGTCAGCCTTCTCCGGCAGCTCCTGGCTCAACCATTACTTTCCACGGAAAGTTCgatcttctctctgtctccGCCACTTTCCTCCCTCCTCTACCTCCTACCTCCTTGTCCCCTCCCGTCTCCAATTTCTTCACCGTCTCTCTCGCCGGACCTCAGGGGAAAGTCATCGGTGGATTCGTCGCTGGTCCTCTCGTTGCCGCCGGAACTGTTTACTTCGTCGCCACTAGTTTCAAGAACCCTTCCTATCACCGGTTACCTGCTACGGAGGAAGAGCAAAGAAACTCGGCGGAAGGGGAAGAGGAGGGACAATCGCCGCCGGTCTCTGGAGGTGGTGGAGAGTCGATGTACGTGGGTGGCTCTGATGTCATTTGGGATCCCAACGCCAAAGCTCCATCGCCGTACTGA
- a CDS encoding Ankyrin repeat family protein (Ankyrin repeat family protein; CONTAINS InterPro DOMAIN/s: Ankyrin repeat-containing domain (InterPro:IPR020683), Ankyrin repeat (InterPro:IPR002110); BEST Arabidopsis thaliana protein match is: Ankyrin repeat family protein (TAIR:AT1G14480.1); Has 10084 Blast hits to 5540 proteins in 307 species: Archae - 14; Bacteria - 721; Metazoa - 5684; Fungi - 405; Plants - 1520; Viruses - 27; Other Eukaryotes - 1713 (source: NCBI BLink).) produces MDPRLQHAAETGSINDFYALIEENPYILDNINAVPFVNTPLHVAAASDNIPFAMEMLNLKPSFARKLNTSGYSPLHLAVEKDHREFITWLLWRDPGLVRVKGREGITPFHLLAIRGDVNLVAECLKYCPVCIQDVSVNGHNALHLAVMNDRFEILQVLTGWLQRMSQKDSASTESDFLNRKDLAHNTPLHLAAYKEDHQAVKLLLQCQLVKLNEVNADGLTFLDILRNNGQSRDLDKDLEQVVVKTGCKEAASLPQLEKPSDQFKSPVTFLAHCSIGIRRLRSDTSEEGRAVFLIICTLILTSTYQTALQPPGGVHQSEGGGTAVMKQTFFIVLWVSNTIGFCCALLYTFCLLPIGSLFTTWFFWIGASLGVSYALAMAIISPNPLLFLCAAFTLYLLFPMYLFMEIFIALRLSHLKAAVNRMFVTFVKQRGTLRI; encoded by the exons atGGATCCGAGACTACAACATGCTGCTGAAACCGGAAGCATCAATGACTTTTATGCTCTGATTGAGGAGAATCCTTACATTCTTGATAACATCAATGCCGTGCCATTTGTTAACACTCCGCTCCATGTAGCTGCAGCTTCTGACAACATTCCATTTGCCATGGAGATGCTGAATCTTAAGCCATCGTTTGCCAGAAAGCTGAACACAAGTGGCTACAGTCCATTGCATCTTGCTGTGGAAAAAGATCATAGAGAGTTTATAACATGGCTGCTTTGGCGTGATCCCGGACTTGTTCGCGTTAAAGGGAGAGAAGGAATCACACCTTTCCATCTCTTAGCGATTAGAGGAGACGTAAATCTTGTAGCAGAGTGTCTCAAGTATTGCCCTGTATGTATTCAAGATGTGAGTGTGAATGGCCATAACGCTCTTCACCTTGCTGTGATGAATGATAGATTTGAAATTCTTCAAGTCCTCACCGGTTGGCTCCAAAGAATGAGCCAAAAAGATTCTGCTTCCACCGAATCTGATTTCTTGAATAGAAAAGATTTAGCACACAACACGCCTTTGCATCTTGCAGCATATAAGGAAGATCATCAG GCGGTAAAACTGCTGCTACAGTGTCAGCTGGTGAAACTGAACGAAGTAAATGCGGATGGTTTAACATTCCTTGATATCTTAAGAAACAATGGACAGAGTAGAGACTTGGATAAGGATTTGGAACAAGTTGTTGTAAAAACCGGGTGCAAGGAGGCGGCTTCTCTTCCGCAACTCGAGAAACCGTCTGATCAGTTTAAGTCACCAGTCACTTTCTTGGCTCATTGCTCCATTGGCATCAGACGCCTAAGGTCCGACACTTCAGAAGAAGGCCGTGCAGTCTTCTTGATTATATGTACTTTGATACTCACATCCACTTATCAAACTGCACTCCAGCCTCCAGGAGGTGTACACCAGTCCGAGGGTGGTGGTACCGCAGTAATGAAACAGACATTCTTCATCGTCCTTTGGGTTTCTAACACTATAGGCTTCTGTTGCGCTCTACTCTACACGTTTTGTCTCCTACCAATCGGTAGCTTGTTTACAACATGGTTCTTTTGGATTGGAGCGTCTCTGGGAGTTTCTTATGCGCTTGCTATGGCTATAATCTCACCCAACCCTCTATTGTTTCTTTGTGCGGCCTTTACCTTGTACCTGCTCTTTCCTATGTATCTCTTTATGGAAATTTTCATAGCCCTGAGGCTGAGCCATCTGAAGGCTGCAGTAAATCGaatgtttgttacatttgtgAAACAGAGAGGGACTTTGAGAATCTAA
- the AL7 gene encoding alfin-like 7 (alfin-like 7 (AL7); CONTAINS InterPro DOMAIN/s: Zinc finger, PHD-type, conserved site (InterPro:IPR019786), Protein of unknown function DUF3594 (InterPro:IPR021998), Zinc finger, PHD-type (InterPro:IPR001965), Zinc finger, FYVE/PHD-type (InterPro:IPR011011), Zinc finger, PHD-finger (InterPro:IPR019787); BEST Arabidopsis thaliana protein match is: alfin-like 6 (TAIR:AT2G02470.1); Has 1825 Blast hits to 1776 proteins in 181 species: Archae - 0; Bacteria - 0; Metazoa - 841; Fungi - 323; Plants - 580; Viruses - 0; Other Eukaryotes - 81 (source: NCBI BLink).) → MEGIQHPIPRTVEEVFSDFRGRRAGLIKALSTDVQKFYHQCDPEKENLCLYGLPNETWEVNLPVEEVPPELPEPALGINFARDGMQEKDWISLVAVHSDSWLISVAFYFGARFGFGKNERKRLFQMINDLPTIFEVVTGNAKQSKDQSANHNSSRSKSSGGKPRHSESHTKASKMSPPPRKEDESGDEDEDDEQGAVCGACGDNYGGDEFWICCDACEKWFHGKCVKITPAKAEHIKHYKCPSCTTSKKMKA, encoded by the exons ATGGAAGGAATTCAGCATCCTATACCTCGCACTGTCGAAGAGGTTTTTAGCGACTTTCGTGGTCGTAGAGCTGGTCTCATCAAGGCTCTCTCTACTG atgtACAGAAGTTTTACCATCAGTGTGACCCTG AGAAGGAAAACTTGTGTCTTTATGGACTTCCAAATGAGACATGGGAGGTTAATCTTCCCGTTGAGGAGGTCCCTCCTGAGCTTCCTGAACCAGCGTTAGGCATCAATTTCGCAAGGGACGGAATGCAAGAAAAAGACTGGATTTCTTTGGTTGCAGTTCACAGTGATTCATGGCTTATCTCTGTTGCATTTTACTTTGGTGCACGTTTCGGATTTGGCAAGAATGAGAG GAAGAGGCTCTTCCAGATGATAAATGATCTCCCAACCATTTTCGAGGTTGTAACTGGCAATGCAAAGCAATCCAAGGATCAATCTGCTAACCACAACAGTAGCAGAAGCAAATCTAGTGGTGGCAAG CCTCGTCATTCTGAATCTCACACTAAGGCTTCAAAGATGTCCCCTCcaccaagaaaagaagatgagagcggagatgaggatgaagatgacgaGCAAGGTGCTGTTTGTGGTGCGTGTGGCGACAACTATGGAGGAGATGAGTTCTGGATATGTTGTGATGCTTGCGAGAAATGGTTCCATGGGAAATGCGTGAAGATCACACCAGCAAAGGCTGAGCATATCAAACATTACAAATGCCCAAGTTGCACTACCagcaagaaaatgaaagcCTGA
- the MIOX1 gene encoding myo-inositol oxygenase 1 (myo-inositol oxygenase 1 (MIOX1); FUNCTIONS IN: inositol oxygenase activity, oxidoreductase activity; INVOLVED IN: syncytium formation; LOCATED IN: cytoplasm; EXPRESSED IN: 6 plant structures; CONTAINS InterPro DOMAIN/s: Protein of unknown function DUF706 (InterPro:IPR007828); BEST Arabidopsis thaliana protein match is: myo-inositol oxygenase 2 (TAIR:AT2G19800.1); Has 482 Blast hits to 480 proteins in 154 species: Archae - 0; Bacteria - 27; Metazoa - 132; Fungi - 124; Plants - 97; Viruses - 0; Other Eukaryotes - 102 (source: NCBI BLink).), whose product MTILIDRHSDQNGDEIVEKNQGNGKEEETELVLDAGFEAPHTNSFGRTFRDYDAESERRRGVEEFYRVNHIGQTVDFVRKMREEYEKLNRTEMSIWECCELLNEFIDESDPDLDEPQIEHLLQTAEAIRKDYPDEDWLHLTGLIHDLGKVLLHSSFGELPQWAVVGDTFPVGCAFDESIVHHKYFKENPDYDNPSYNSKYGIYTEGCGLDNVLMSWGHDDYMYLVAKENQTTLPSAGLFIIRYHSFYALHKSEAYKHLMNNEDRENMKWLKVFNKYDLYSKSKVRVNVEEVKPYYLSLTNKYFPSKLKW is encoded by the exons ATGACTATTCTCATAGATCGCCACTCTGATCAGAACG GAGATGAGATTGTAGAGAAGAATCAGGGGAATGgtaaagaggaagaaacagagttggTGTTAGATGCAGGTTTCGAGGCTCCTCACACCAACTCTTTTGGTCGCACCTTCAG GGATTATGATGCTGAGAGTGAAAGGAGAAGAGGTGTTGAGGAATTTTACAGAGTCAATCACATTGGCCAAACCGTTGATTTCGTGAggaagatgagagaagaatACGAGAAGCTAAATCGTACGGAGATGAGCATTTGGGAATGTTGCGAGCTTCTGAATGAGTTTATCGACGAGAGTGATCCTGATTTGGACGAACCTCAGATCGAGCATCTGCTTCAGACAGCTGAAGCCATCAGAAAAGATTACCCTGATGAAGACTGGCTCCATCTGACCGGTCTTATCCACG ATCTTGGAAaagttcttcttcactcttcaTTTGGTGAGCTCCCTCAGTGGGCTGTCGTCGGTGATACATTTCCAGTGGGATGTGCTTTTGATGAATCTATTGTTCACCACAAG TACTTCAAGGAGAATCCAGACTATGATAACCCGAGTTACAACTCTAAGTATGGGATATACACTGAAGGCTGTGGGCTCGACAATGTGTTAATGTCTTGGGGACATGATGATTACATGTACCTT GTTGCGAAGGAGAATCAAACTACTTTACCATCAGCCGGTCTTTTCATCATCAGATACCATTCGTTCTACG CTCTTCACAAATCAGAAGCATACAAGCATTTGATGAACAATGAAGACAGAGAGAACATGAAGTGGCTTAAAGTGTTCAACAAGTATGATCTCTACAGCAAAAGCAAAGTCCGCGTAAACGTTGAGGAAGTGAAACCATATTATCTCTCCCTTACCAACAAG TATTTTCCGTCCAAGCTAAAATGGTGA
- the MIOX1 gene encoding myo-inositol oxygenase 1, with protein sequence MTILIDRHSDQNDAGDEIVEKNQGNGKEEETELVLDAGFEAPHTNSFGRTFRDYDAESERRRGVEEFYRVNHIGQTVDFVRKMREEYEKLNRTEMSIWECCELLNEFIDESDPDLDEPQIEHLLQTAEAIRKDYPDEDWLHLTGLIHDLGKVLLHSSFGELPQWAVVGDTFPVGCAFDESIVHHKYFKENPDYDNPSYNSKYGIYTEGCGLDNVLMSWGHDDYMYLVAKENQTTLPSAGLFIIRYHSFYALHKSEAYKHLMNNEDRENMKWLKVFNKYDLYSKSKVRVNVEEVKPYYLSLTNKYFPSKLKW encoded by the exons ATGACTATTCTCATAGATCGCCACTCTGATCAGAACG ATGCAGGAGATGAGATTGTAGAGAAGAATCAGGGGAATGgtaaagaggaagaaacagagttggTGTTAGATGCAGGTTTCGAGGCTCCTCACACCAACTCTTTTGGTCGCACCTTCAG GGATTATGATGCTGAGAGTGAAAGGAGAAGAGGTGTTGAGGAATTTTACAGAGTCAATCACATTGGCCAAACCGTTGATTTCGTGAggaagatgagagaagaatACGAGAAGCTAAATCGTACGGAGATGAGCATTTGGGAATGTTGCGAGCTTCTGAATGAGTTTATCGACGAGAGTGATCCTGATTTGGACGAACCTCAGATCGAGCATCTGCTTCAGACAGCTGAAGCCATCAGAAAAGATTACCCTGATGAAGACTGGCTCCATCTGACCGGTCTTATCCACG ATCTTGGAAaagttcttcttcactcttcaTTTGGTGAGCTCCCTCAGTGGGCTGTCGTCGGTGATACATTTCCAGTGGGATGTGCTTTTGATGAATCTATTGTTCACCACAAG TACTTCAAGGAGAATCCAGACTATGATAACCCGAGTTACAACTCTAAGTATGGGATATACACTGAAGGCTGTGGGCTCGACAATGTGTTAATGTCTTGGGGACATGATGATTACATGTACCTT GTTGCGAAGGAGAATCAAACTACTTTACCATCAGCCGGTCTTTTCATCATCAGATACCATTCGTTCTACG CTCTTCACAAATCAGAAGCATACAAGCATTTGATGAACAATGAAGACAGAGAGAACATGAAGTGGCTTAAAGTGTTCAACAAGTATGATCTCTACAGCAAAAGCAAAGTCCGCGTAAACGTTGAGGAAGTGAAACCATATTATCTCTCCCTTACCAACAAG TATTTTCCGTCCAAGCTAAAATGGTGA
- the MIOX1 gene encoding myo-inositol oxygenase 1 translates to MTILIDRHSDQNDAGDEIVEKNQGNGKEEETELVLDAGFEAPHTNSFGRTFRDYDAESERRRGVEEFYRVNHIGQTVDFVRKMREEYEKLNRTEMSIWECCELLNEFIDESDPDLDEPQIEHLLQTAEAIRKDYPDEDWLHLTGLIHDLGKVLLHSSFGELPQWAVVGDTFPVGCAFDESIVHHKYFKENPDYDNPSYNSKYGIYTEGCGLDNVLMSWGHDDYMYLVAKENQTTLPSAGLFIIRYHSFYALHKSEAYKHLMNNEDRENMKWLKVFNKYDLYSKSKVRVNVEEVKPYYLSLTNKVVCIYFKMCFQILYSKLWSMPASLIGVYYIICSIFRPS, encoded by the exons ATGACTATTCTCATAGATCGCCACTCTGATCAGAACG ATGCAGGAGATGAGATTGTAGAGAAGAATCAGGGGAATGgtaaagaggaagaaacagagttggTGTTAGATGCAGGTTTCGAGGCTCCTCACACCAACTCTTTTGGTCGCACCTTCAG GGATTATGATGCTGAGAGTGAAAGGAGAAGAGGTGTTGAGGAATTTTACAGAGTCAATCACATTGGCCAAACCGTTGATTTCGTGAggaagatgagagaagaatACGAGAAGCTAAATCGTACGGAGATGAGCATTTGGGAATGTTGCGAGCTTCTGAATGAGTTTATCGACGAGAGTGATCCTGATTTGGACGAACCTCAGATCGAGCATCTGCTTCAGACAGCTGAAGCCATCAGAAAAGATTACCCTGATGAAGACTGGCTCCATCTGACCGGTCTTATCCACG ATCTTGGAAaagttcttcttcactcttcaTTTGGTGAGCTCCCTCAGTGGGCTGTCGTCGGTGATACATTTCCAGTGGGATGTGCTTTTGATGAATCTATTGTTCACCACAAG TACTTCAAGGAGAATCCAGACTATGATAACCCGAGTTACAACTCTAAGTATGGGATATACACTGAAGGCTGTGGGCTCGACAATGTGTTAATGTCTTGGGGACATGATGATTACATGTACCTT GTTGCGAAGGAGAATCAAACTACTTTACCATCAGCCGGTCTTTTCATCATCAGATACCATTCGTTCTACG CTCTTCACAAATCAGAAGCATACAAGCATTTGATGAACAATGAAGACAGAGAGAACATGAAGTGGCTTAAAGTGTTCAACAAGTATGATCTCTACAGCAAAAGCAAAGTCCGCGTAAACGTTGAGGAAGTGAAACCATATTATCTCTCCCTTACCAACAAGGTAGTATGTATATACTTTAAAAtgtgttttcaaattttatatagcAAACTTTGGTCTATGCCGGCGAGTTTAATCGgtgtttattatattatttgcaGTATTTTCCGTCCAAGCTAA